The following are from one region of the Nitrospiraceae bacterium genome:
- a CDS encoding PilZ domain-containing protein, whose amino-acid sequence MEQRKFERFSISGNVTFSGDSVRGEGRIDNLSLGGAAITSDVSVAKGDYLQLTMLLATEPRARAIEVELAPVRWIKDHSFGVEFIRVNPSALQILQHFVEHLGPVPHHTASPSL is encoded by the coding sequence ATGGAGCAACGGAAATTTGAGAGATTTTCTATCAGCGGAAACGTTACGTTCTCCGGCGACTCGGTGCGCGGAGAAGGCCGTATCGACAATCTGTCGCTGGGTGGTGCTGCGATTACGAGCGACGTGTCGGTCGCCAAGGGGGACTACCTGCAACTCACCATGTTGCTGGCCACTGAACCTCGTGCCCGTGCCATTGAAGTCGAACTGGCCCCGGTCCGATGGATCAAAGACCACAGCTTCGGAGTGGAGTTCATCCGTGTCAACCCGAGCGCGCTCCAAATACTGCAGCATTTCGTCGAGCATCTCGGCCCTGTTCCCCACCACACTGCGTCGCCCAGTCTCTAG
- a CDS encoding acetyl-CoA carboxylase carboxyltransferase subunit alpha produces MSMRDYLEFEKPIREIEEKIEKLAAAPSGKPAPQDEIRKLRTKLAQIEHELYGRLTAWQRTQLARHPQRPSTLDYISDLCRDFLEFHGDRSFGDDRAIVGGFARFNDRSVMVIGHQKGRTLKERMQRNFGMPNPEGYRKALRLMRMAEKFGRPIITFIDTPGAYPGIGAEERGQAEAIARNLLVMSRLTVPIISVVIGEGGSGGALALGVSDRVLMLENSVYSVISPEGCAAILWDDPAKVPDAASALKMTAQDLKDLRIADDLIPEPLGGAHRDPKAVTERVAKALTNHLFTLSELSTDQLLAQRENKYRRIGAINGIETSAS; encoded by the coding sequence ATGTCTATGCGCGATTATCTCGAATTCGAGAAGCCGATCCGCGAGATCGAAGAAAAGATCGAAAAGCTCGCAGCGGCTCCATCTGGCAAGCCGGCCCCCCAGGATGAAATCCGTAAGCTACGCACCAAACTCGCACAGATCGAACATGAACTGTACGGCCGTCTCACCGCCTGGCAGCGCACGCAGCTTGCGCGCCATCCCCAGCGGCCCAGCACCTTGGACTATATTAGCGATCTGTGTCGGGATTTTCTCGAGTTCCATGGCGATCGTTCATTCGGCGATGACCGGGCCATTGTCGGCGGCTTTGCACGGTTCAATGATCGATCCGTGATGGTCATCGGCCACCAGAAAGGCCGGACATTGAAGGAACGGATGCAGCGAAACTTCGGAATGCCGAATCCGGAAGGCTATAGAAAAGCGCTTCGGCTGATGCGTATGGCCGAGAAGTTTGGGCGCCCAATTATCACGTTTATTGATACGCCCGGTGCCTATCCCGGGATCGGCGCCGAAGAACGAGGCCAAGCCGAAGCGATCGCGCGTAATCTGTTGGTCATGTCGCGGTTGACGGTCCCGATCATTTCGGTGGTGATCGGAGAAGGCGGTAGCGGCGGGGCGCTGGCCTTAGGTGTGTCGGACCGGGTGTTGATGCTGGAAAATTCCGTATATTCCGTGATTTCACCGGAGGGATGTGCAGCCATTCTGTGGGATGATCCGGCGAAGGTACCCGATGCCGCCTCTGCCCTGAAGATGACTGCTCAAGATCTGAAGGATCTTCGTATCGCCGATGACCTCATTCCCGAACCCCTCGGCGGAGCCCATCGGGATCCTAAAGCTGTGACTGAACGTGTGGCTAAAGCCCTGACGAATCACCTCTTCACTCTCTCAGAACTGTCAACGGATCAGCTTCTGGCTCAGCGCGAAAACAAGTACCGTCGCATCGGTGCCATCAACGGCATCGAAACCTCTGCCTCGTAG
- a CDS encoding DNA polymerase III subunit alpha: protein MVSQFVHLHLHTQFSLLDGANQIDPLIRQVKAFGQPAVAITDHGNMFGAIEFYRKAKDAGVKPIIGCEAYMAPGSRFTKDSTQLAHNDYYHLILLARNLTGYQNLIKLVSKAYLEGFYYKPRMDKEILKEHCEGLIALSGCLSGEIPYLIGQKDLEGATAVAGEFREIFGKDHFYLEVQANGLEHQRVANAGLIELHKKLGIPLAGTNDCHYLKKEDSRPHDLMLCLQTGKTISDPNRLKFDTDQLYVKSTEEIVSAFQEFPGAVSNTCKIANHCDLTLALNKTYLPQYRIPEGFKDRESYLEHLAVDGLNARLKECPSTIPPTTYELRLREELMVICSMGFAGYFLIVWDIIRFARSRGIPVGPGRGSAAGSLVAYALHITDLDPLVYSLLFERFLNPERVSLPDIDMDFCMDRRGEVINYVVEKYGSDHVAQIITFGTLGAKAAIRDVGRVLEMPYAEADKVAKLVPSQLNVTLQQALDTEPRLRDLVETDPKVKELMSVAQSLEGLARHASTHAAGIVISDEPLTNHVPLYKGTNDEIVTQYSMGDVEKIGLVKFDFLGLKTLTMIRRAEMLVNDSRPSEPPLVVDRLPFDDPKTFALLASGKTTGLFQLESSGMRDLLTGLKPDRFEDIIAIIALYRPGPMDLIPDFIKRKQGKIPIVYETPELAPILKDTYGVIVYQEQVMAIANKVAGFSLGQADILRRAMGKKKPEEMEKLRVKFLEGAKKNKIPDKKAEKLYELIQKFAGYGFNKSHAAAYAVVCYHTAYLKAHYPTEFMASLMTTDMGNTDKIMGYFTECRELGIKVLGPDVNDSQKNFAVVDGTIRFGLAAIKNVGEGAVESVIAIRNEGGPFTSFFDFCRRVDLRKVNKRMLEGLIKAGAFDSTGAKRSQFMAVLDHAVEDGAAAQRERDLGQTSIFAAALPGHERESHAGLPTLPEIPEWDQGQRLKYERELTGFYITAHPLTRYEATIRALSTSSTVGLAEMSDGKEVKLCGIITTVRAMLTKKGDRMAYLTLEDLQGTVEVIAFPDLYKAAGALIAPERIVRLTGTIDRGDKGTKLRGSKIEPLTDVQSQTIKRVLIRLSDRPEAKDQLPRLRDVLLRHPGATSVALTVLMDQTMEADTAPLPNVSVTANEHFVADVEEVLGKGALSLLS from the coding sequence GTGGTATCGCAATTCGTCCATCTTCACCTGCATACCCAGTTCAGCCTCCTCGACGGCGCGAATCAGATCGATCCGTTGATCCGACAGGTGAAGGCATTTGGCCAACCAGCTGTCGCCATTACCGATCACGGTAATATGTTCGGGGCGATCGAGTTCTATCGCAAAGCCAAAGACGCCGGGGTGAAACCGATCATCGGCTGCGAAGCCTATATGGCCCCCGGCAGCCGGTTCACGAAGGACAGCACTCAACTCGCGCATAATGATTACTACCATTTGATTTTGTTGGCGCGGAACCTCACCGGCTATCAAAATCTCATCAAGCTTGTCAGCAAAGCATACCTTGAGGGATTCTATTATAAACCACGGATGGATAAAGAAATTCTCAAGGAGCACTGTGAAGGACTGATCGCCCTCTCCGGCTGTTTGAGCGGTGAAATCCCCTACCTGATCGGCCAGAAGGATCTGGAGGGGGCCACAGCGGTCGCGGGCGAGTTTCGGGAGATTTTCGGAAAGGACCACTTTTATCTGGAGGTCCAAGCCAACGGCCTCGAACATCAGCGTGTCGCCAACGCCGGATTGATCGAACTCCACAAGAAACTCGGCATCCCCTTGGCCGGCACAAATGACTGCCATTATCTTAAAAAGGAGGACTCCCGCCCGCACGACCTGATGTTGTGCCTTCAAACCGGTAAGACCATCAGCGACCCGAATCGGCTGAAATTTGATACTGATCAGTTGTATGTGAAATCGACCGAGGAGATCGTCTCAGCATTTCAGGAATTTCCCGGCGCGGTGTCCAATACCTGCAAAATCGCCAACCATTGCGATCTCACGCTGGCACTGAACAAAACCTACCTTCCTCAGTACAGGATTCCCGAAGGGTTTAAAGACCGCGAGTCCTATCTTGAGCATCTCGCCGTCGACGGATTGAATGCGCGATTGAAGGAATGTCCCAGCACGATTCCCCCAACGACCTACGAGCTTCGCTTGCGCGAGGAGCTGATGGTCATCTGTTCAATGGGGTTCGCTGGTTATTTCCTCATCGTATGGGACATCATCCGGTTCGCTCGCTCACGTGGTATTCCCGTTGGACCTGGCCGGGGCTCTGCCGCAGGCAGTTTGGTCGCCTACGCGCTGCACATCACGGACCTGGACCCCCTCGTGTATAGTCTGCTCTTCGAGCGGTTCCTGAACCCGGAACGCGTGTCGCTCCCAGATATCGACATGGACTTCTGCATGGACCGGCGCGGGGAAGTGATCAACTATGTCGTCGAAAAATACGGGTCGGACCATGTCGCACAGATCATTACCTTCGGCACCTTGGGCGCGAAGGCCGCGATCCGTGATGTGGGCCGCGTCTTGGAAATGCCGTATGCCGAAGCCGACAAAGTCGCTAAGTTGGTGCCGAGCCAGTTGAACGTCACCTTACAGCAGGCCCTCGACACGGAGCCTCGACTTCGCGATCTGGTCGAAACCGACCCGAAAGTCAAAGAGCTGATGTCGGTCGCACAATCGCTGGAAGGCTTGGCTCGTCATGCGTCCACTCACGCAGCCGGCATCGTCATCTCCGATGAGCCGTTGACCAATCACGTCCCGCTCTACAAAGGGACGAATGATGAAATCGTGACGCAGTACTCCATGGGTGATGTCGAAAAAATCGGCCTGGTGAAGTTCGATTTCCTGGGACTCAAGACGCTCACGATGATCCGACGTGCCGAAATGCTGGTCAACGATAGCCGACCGAGCGAACCACCGCTGGTGGTTGACCGACTTCCTTTCGACGATCCCAAAACGTTCGCCCTCCTCGCCTCAGGCAAAACGACCGGATTGTTCCAGCTCGAGAGTTCGGGCATGCGGGATCTCCTCACCGGCCTGAAGCCGGATCGCTTTGAAGACATCATCGCAATCATCGCCCTGTATCGACCGGGCCCGATGGACTTGATCCCCGATTTCATCAAACGGAAGCAGGGAAAGATTCCCATTGTGTACGAAACGCCGGAGCTTGCACCGATCCTGAAGGACACCTATGGGGTCATCGTCTATCAGGAGCAGGTCATGGCAATCGCGAACAAGGTTGCCGGCTTCTCGTTGGGGCAAGCCGATATTCTTCGTCGCGCGATGGGAAAAAAGAAGCCGGAGGAGATGGAAAAGCTGCGCGTCAAATTTCTGGAGGGTGCGAAGAAAAACAAAATTCCCGACAAAAAGGCCGAGAAACTCTACGAACTCATCCAGAAGTTCGCAGGATATGGTTTCAACAAATCACATGCTGCCGCCTATGCAGTCGTCTGTTATCACACTGCCTACCTGAAGGCTCACTATCCGACCGAGTTCATGGCGTCGCTCATGACCACTGACATGGGCAACACTGACAAGATTATGGGGTACTTCACGGAATGTCGGGAACTCGGCATCAAGGTTCTGGGGCCCGACGTAAACGACAGCCAGAAGAATTTCGCCGTCGTCGATGGGACAATCCGGTTCGGACTGGCAGCCATTAAGAACGTCGGTGAAGGCGCCGTTGAGTCCGTCATCGCCATTCGAAACGAGGGAGGGCCCTTCACCTCCTTCTTCGATTTCTGCCGCCGAGTGGATCTCCGAAAGGTGAACAAGCGGATGCTGGAAGGCTTGATCAAAGCCGGTGCTTTCGATTCGACTGGCGCCAAACGTTCTCAATTCATGGCGGTCCTCGACCACGCGGTCGAGGACGGGGCAGCGGCGCAGCGCGAGCGTGATCTCGGGCAAACCAGCATCTTCGCAGCAGCCCTGCCGGGCCATGAGAGGGAATCTCATGCAGGCCTCCCCACTCTTCCGGAGATTCCAGAGTGGGACCAAGGTCAACGGCTCAAATACGAACGTGAATTGACCGGCTTCTACATCACGGCCCATCCGCTTACCCGGTATGAAGCGACGATTAGAGCGCTTTCGACTTCATCAACCGTTGGGTTGGCTGAGATGTCCGATGGCAAGGAGGTGAAACTCTGTGGCATCATTACGACCGTCAGGGCGATGCTCACCAAGAAGGGCGACCGGATGGCCTATTTAACCCTCGAAGACTTGCAGGGGACGGTTGAAGTGATCGCATTTCCCGACCTCTATAAGGCGGCGGGGGCATTGATTGCGCCGGAGCGGATTGTCCGACTGACCGGTACGATCGACCGTGGTGACAAGGGCACCAAACTCCGTGGCAGCAAAATTGAACCGCTGACCGATGTGCAGAGTCAGACCATCAAACGCGTCCTGATCCGTCTGAGTGATCGACCGGAGGCAAAGGATCAATTGCCGCGGTTGCGGGACGTATTGCTCCGGCACCCGGGCGCCACCTCGGTTGCATTGACGGTCCTCATGGACCAGACGATGGAGGCCGACACCGCCCCGCTTCCCAATGTCAGTGTGACCGCCAATGAACACTTCGTGGCTGATGTTGAAGAAGTGCTAGGCAAAGGGGCCCTCTCTTTGCTATCCTAA
- a CDS encoding OmpA family protein: protein MARGAILAAGALALTILAFVCLPRHLPPPAASRSLAAATLYVRLEAGTLTFRGSLPTEAAKAQILTRAQELYGQRHVRIVDELVIDPNVGAAPWLTAVPAVLPVLGHMNEHGSVIIDGHSLVLSGRVETERAKSALLSEAAPLTASGLELENHVLVAPIASSSPSLQARLDRVLKQSGIAFESNSTKINPRGRATLEKLIPLLRREPKAVIEIAGHTDGYGAVDYNIQLSRRRAEAVRQYFITRGLTNRFTAVGYGATQPVSSEKTKAGLHNNRRIELRVKGGADL from the coding sequence ATGGCACGTGGAGCGATCCTTGCCGCAGGCGCCTTGGCGCTCACGATCCTTGCCTTCGTGTGTCTGCCTCGTCACTTGCCTCCCCCTGCAGCAAGCCGTTCGTTGGCAGCGGCGACCCTCTATGTCCGCTTGGAGGCAGGAACGTTGACATTTCGTGGGTCGCTACCGACTGAGGCAGCAAAAGCTCAGATCCTGACGCGAGCGCAAGAGCTGTATGGTCAACGGCATGTTCGCATCGTCGACGAGCTGGTCATCGATCCTAATGTCGGTGCCGCACCCTGGTTGACTGCGGTGCCAGCCGTTCTCCCTGTCTTAGGCCACATGAACGAACATGGTTCCGTCATTATCGACGGCCACTCGCTGGTTTTGAGCGGTAGGGTCGAAACTGAGCGCGCAAAATCGGCACTGTTGAGCGAGGCTGCCCCGCTCACCGCGTCGGGCTTGGAACTTGAGAATCATGTCTTGGTCGCACCGATCGCGTCCTCGTCACCGTCGCTTCAGGCCAGGTTGGACCGCGTCTTGAAACAATCTGGCATTGCCTTCGAGTCGAATAGCACCAAAATTAACCCACGGGGCCGTGCCACGTTAGAGAAGCTGATTCCGCTTCTCCGTCGCGAACCCAAAGCGGTCATCGAAATCGCCGGGCACACCGACGGCTACGGGGCGGTCGACTATAACATCCAGCTCAGCCGTCGCCGAGCCGAAGCGGTGCGACAGTATTTCATCACCCGAGGGTTGACTAACCGATTTACCGCCGTAGGATACGGCGCAACCCAACCCGTGTCCTCCGAGAAGACCAAGGCGGGACTCCATAATAACCGTCGGATCGAGTTGCGTGTGAAAGGGGGGGCTGACCTATGA